Proteins encoded in a region of the Chitinivorax sp. B genome:
- a CDS encoding PEP-CTERM sorting domain-containing protein yields the protein MKLKKLALGIAAGLTLSSGAFAANAVLFDMDGAGGAYAPKLIDSFDWLPGNALSIGSIGNFAPLPDGTSSQLVYQASLAVLKFGPNVFQAPAGKEFTIQASFWEQGSGVGGSTAVFDLDSTKPSWVRIFYGDKNANDKTGGGYGDGTMILEGTVVTQTANITNNTIRRPGSFPALGLDQKLDDGDDDGGVMSHQTTGSSELGVKVNFTDSSFFLSDVQSLNIGMEFNSNLRSPFTSINPSDSIVGQTPVYGSNGTMNGMLCQNAGNPNAVCDFHFLADGNNTFNAKVPEPTSIALLGLGLGALGLGARRRKTK from the coding sequence ATGAAACTCAAGAAACTGGCTCTGGGAATTGCCGCCGGCTTGACTCTCTCCAGTGGTGCTTTTGCAGCCAATGCTGTCCTGTTTGATATGGATGGTGCTGGTGGTGCTTATGCCCCCAAGCTGATTGATTCCTTTGACTGGTTGCCTGGTAACGCACTGTCGATCGGTTCGATCGGTAACTTTGCGCCGTTGCCAGATGGCACCTCCAGCCAGTTGGTATATCAGGCTTCGCTGGCTGTACTAAAGTTTGGTCCCAATGTTTTCCAAGCGCCAGCTGGTAAGGAATTCACCATCCAGGCTTCGTTCTGGGAGCAAGGTAGTGGTGTTGGTGGGTCCACTGCTGTTTTTGATTTGGATTCTACCAAGCCAAGCTGGGTGCGTATCTTCTACGGCGACAAAAACGCCAATGACAAGACCGGTGGCGGTTATGGTGATGGCACCATGATTCTGGAAGGTACTGTTGTTACACAAACTGCAAACATCACTAACAATACTATTCGTCGTCCTGGTAGCTTCCCGGCCCTGGGCCTGGATCAAAAACTGGATGATGGCGATGATGATGGCGGTGTAATGTCCCATCAGACAACCGGTAGTTCGGAACTGGGCGTGAAAGTGAATTTCACTGATTCCAGTTTCTTCCTGTCAGACGTTCAGTCGTTGAACATTGGTATGGAGTTCAACAGCAACCTGCGTTCGCCTTTTACTTCCATCAACCCGTCGGATTCGATCGTTGGTCAGACACCTGTTTATGGATCGAATGGCACGATGAATGGCATGCTGTGCCAAAACGCGGGCAATCCGAATGCAGTATGTGACTTCCACTTCTTGGCTGATGGTAACAACACCTTCAATGCCAAGGTTCCTGAGCCTACCTCGATCGCATTGTTGGGTCTGGGCCTGGGTGCCTTGGGTCTGGGGGCACGTCGCCGCAAGACCAAGTAA
- a CDS encoding DUF4936 family protein: protein MNLYIYYRVTDTAAARPVIQQLMQDIVDRAGLKGRLLSKCDDMATWMEIYEGIDNRHAFIQLMAELEAKRRVHTFLLPGSQRHQEWFDTF from the coding sequence ATGAATTTGTATATTTACTACCGAGTGACCGATACTGCAGCCGCTCGGCCAGTGATTCAACAATTGATGCAGGATATCGTCGACAGGGCTGGCTTGAAGGGACGGCTATTGAGCAAGTGTGATGATATGGCGACGTGGATGGAGATTTATGAAGGCATTGATAACCGACATGCCTTCATCCAGTTGATGGCCGAACTGGAAGCAAAAAGACGAGTCCACACCTTCCTGCTACCGGGAAGCCAGCGACATCAGGAATGGTTCGACACGTTTTGA
- a CDS encoding GNAT family N-acetyltransferase — translation MSFIVRSADWAADRPLLSVVRRTVFIEEQGIPAELEWDVRDAEALHVLALDADQHAIGCGRLLPTGQIGRMAVMADWRGKGVGAALLQALIVAAQRAGHGEVWLNAQESARSFYLAQDFVEDGDMFMEAGIPHYRMRLR, via the coding sequence ATGTCGTTTATTGTCAGGAGTGCCGACTGGGCTGCGGATCGACCATTGCTATCGGTAGTGCGCCGGACGGTATTTATCGAGGAACAAGGTATTCCTGCAGAATTGGAATGGGATGTACGCGATGCCGAAGCGTTGCACGTATTGGCGCTGGATGCAGATCAGCATGCCATAGGATGTGGTCGATTATTGCCAACTGGTCAGATCGGTCGGATGGCTGTGATGGCTGATTGGCGTGGTAAGGGTGTAGGGGCGGCGTTGTTGCAGGCATTGATTGTCGCGGCACAACGTGCTGGCCATGGCGAGGTCTGGCTGAATGCACAGGAATCCGCACGAAGTTTTTATCTGGCTCAAGATTTCGTGGAAGATGGCGATATGTTCATGGAAGCGGGTATCCCACACTATCGGATGCGATTGCGCTGA
- a CDS encoding putative motility protein → MDNMAVSGANVQAQVLQAAGVYAMKVANNVTASTMMTLLSSVQPATYNNPPNLGNSIDVKA, encoded by the coding sequence ATGGACAATATGGCAGTAAGCGGCGCCAATGTGCAGGCGCAGGTACTGCAGGCAGCGGGCGTGTATGCCATGAAAGTGGCCAACAATGTCACCGCATCGACCATGATGACATTGCTATCTTCAGTGCAGCCGGCGACCTACAATAACCCACCGAACCTGGGGAACAGTATTGACGTTAAGGCTTAG
- a CDS encoding AsmA family protein — MKIFKILIGALVVLLALVLLFPLVYPINLYIPQLQKALSTQLRQPVTISNIAIAYTPMPKLVLENVMVGEHQEVQIKKALVLPAYLTLLSDQWVIKQLMLEGADVKQEFVMIAPIILNAGKGTGSFRIESVKFTESNIKMNHATLGPLNAEVAFDRVGGFKDILLSQEGNSATLRIAPKDGQYSFNFVAQAWAAPMAPAVKFGSLTVNALGNTDGLVIDDIRAVISGGTMVGSAKLEWADQWQLSGKYTLNNMQLESLTSSLSPKTFVAGRASMEGVFGSSGKYLEDLLLLPRAEANFKVEEGTLNNFDFITAIRYNAGAQGDSGLRGGKTRFDTMTGKLEISDKIYRFKSVAIQSGLLVANGGLVVAPDRKANGSFSVRIKSTVNPLAVPISVSGTLDSPLLRPTGSIRARPIETNSGATVSPVETE; from the coding sequence ATGAAAATTTTTAAAATTCTGATCGGAGCGCTGGTGGTATTACTGGCGTTGGTTTTGTTATTTCCTCTTGTTTATCCGATCAATTTGTATATCCCACAGTTACAAAAAGCACTCAGTACTCAATTGCGGCAACCTGTCACTATCAGCAACATTGCCATCGCATACACGCCTATGCCCAAGCTGGTGCTGGAAAACGTCATGGTGGGTGAGCACCAGGAAGTACAGATTAAAAAAGCTTTGGTATTGCCTGCTTATTTGACGTTGTTGTCCGATCAATGGGTTATCAAGCAATTAATGTTGGAAGGTGCTGATGTAAAACAGGAATTCGTGATGATTGCCCCCATCATCCTGAATGCGGGGAAAGGAACAGGTAGTTTCAGAATTGAGTCGGTGAAGTTTACTGAAAGCAATATCAAGATGAACCATGCCACATTAGGTCCATTGAATGCCGAAGTGGCATTCGATAGGGTAGGTGGTTTCAAGGATATCTTGCTGTCTCAGGAAGGCAACTCGGCCACATTGCGTATTGCACCAAAGGATGGCCAGTATAGTTTCAACTTTGTAGCTCAAGCTTGGGCTGCACCGATGGCGCCAGCCGTCAAGTTTGGATCGCTGACCGTCAATGCACTGGGTAATACGGATGGTTTGGTGATCGACGACATTCGCGCAGTGATCTCGGGTGGAACCATGGTAGGTTCAGCCAAACTGGAATGGGCGGATCAGTGGCAGCTGTCAGGCAAGTACACTCTGAATAATATGCAGTTGGAGTCGTTGACCAGTAGCTTGAGTCCTAAAACCTTTGTTGCTGGTCGTGCCAGCATGGAGGGTGTGTTTGGTTCCAGTGGTAAGTATCTTGAAGATCTGCTCCTGTTGCCGCGTGCGGAAGCAAACTTCAAAGTAGAAGAAGGTACATTGAACAACTTCGATTTCATTACCGCAATTCGTTATAACGCAGGGGCACAGGGAGATAGCGGCTTGCGTGGTGGTAAGACACGTTTCGACACTATGACAGGCAAATTGGAAATCAGTGACAAGATATACCGATTCAAGTCAGTAGCGATTCAGTCGGGCTTATTGGTGGCCAATGGTGGCTTGGTGGTTGCGCCTGATCGAAAAGCTAACGGTAGCTTCAGTGTACGAATCAAGAGTACGGTAAACCCTCTGGCAGTGCCAATTTCAGTGAGTGGTACATTGGATAGTCCATTGTTACGACCGACGGGTTCGATCAGGGCTCGTCCGATAGAGACGAATAGTGGTGCCACGGTCTCGCCAGTGGAGACAGAATAG
- a CDS encoding folate-binding protein YgfZ has protein sequence MNPNWQAFLTAHGAHFDNQQVAHFGQTDIELAAASHGTILADLSAFGVIGFHGEETVTFLNNLLSSDVRKLDITHVQWSSFSTPKGRMLASFLIWRDNENYLLQLPRELREGMQKKLSMYILRTKTRAENLSNELVLLGLAGPQAAALLTTHLGEVPADTMHSIHHHGVTVIRLGIDRFQLAMQAELAPTLWEKLAAEATPVGQSGWSLREVQAGTPWITPATQEQFVAQMANMELIGAVSFNKGCYPGQEIVARTQYLGKLKRRMYLVHIDQPDVKAGSELYSPEMEGQAIGMIVNAAPVPNRGVDALAVIQMSSLPHGIHLGSPEGPLLTIKTLPYSVS, from the coding sequence ATGAATCCCAACTGGCAAGCTTTCCTGACTGCACACGGTGCCCACTTCGATAACCAACAGGTCGCCCACTTCGGCCAAACTGATATAGAACTGGCAGCAGCCAGTCACGGCACCATCTTGGCCGATCTGTCGGCTTTTGGCGTCATTGGTTTTCATGGTGAGGAAACCGTCACATTCCTGAACAATCTGCTATCCAGCGATGTTCGCAAACTGGATATCACCCACGTACAATGGAGTAGCTTCTCCACGCCCAAAGGCCGCATGTTGGCCAGCTTCCTGATCTGGCGTGACAACGAAAACTATCTGCTACAACTACCCCGTGAATTGCGCGAAGGTATGCAGAAGAAATTGTCGATGTACATTCTGCGTACCAAAACCCGCGCAGAGAATCTCAGCAATGAACTAGTGTTGCTGGGCTTGGCTGGCCCACAAGCTGCTGCACTACTGACCACTCATCTAGGTGAGGTACCAGCAGACACCATGCACAGCATCCATCACCATGGTGTGACCGTCATTCGACTAGGCATAGACCGCTTCCAGCTGGCAATGCAGGCCGAGCTGGCTCCAACACTCTGGGAGAAGCTGGCTGCCGAGGCCACGCCTGTCGGCCAAAGTGGCTGGTCGTTACGCGAAGTTCAGGCTGGCACACCTTGGATTACACCTGCGACTCAAGAACAGTTTGTAGCACAGATGGCCAATATGGAATTGATCGGTGCGGTCAGTTTCAATAAAGGCTGTTACCCTGGCCAGGAGATCGTTGCCCGCACCCAATATCTGGGTAAACTCAAGCGGCGCATGTATCTGGTACATATCGACCAACCTGATGTCAAAGCGGGATCCGAACTGTACAGCCCTGAAATGGAAGGCCAGGCTATCGGCATGATCGTGAATGCTGCTCCTGTACCTAATCGCGGGGTTGATGCCCTAGCCGTCATCCAGATGAGCAGTCTGCCACATGGTATCCACCTGGGTTCACCGGAAGGCCCGCTACTGACCATCAAAACGCTACCTTATTCAGTCAGTTGA
- a CDS encoding EAL domain-containing protein — MPFFSKKPSSPPLRAIDANLQQLFDAMNKIAVQGYDRERRVVYWNTASERLYGYSRDEAIGRLLEDLIIPPAMREQVKQAVENWFHRNIPIPASELALVTKHGKTVNIFSSHLMYPGLSGGEPLMYCVDIDLSERVRVETQLRQSEARLQHLVEQLPAGALYIEGDQVWLNRTAEALIGYPREQIRSLDNWFTAVYQDQASVMRELYEADRKLGFSTRRLVELIHRNGSKRLVEMAGFADDKGEVQLMIDVTEREQAQRALRVSEERYQLAVHGSNDGLWDWDIASQVVHYSDRFAAMLGYGPEGMGDEFATLIDHIHPDERDQVVAYLESHLRVKTPFDVECRMERCNGQFGWFRLRGQALWDDAGNPLRMAGSISDISESKTTLEALLRSEARLADAQLVAKLGNWEWMTETDEMWWSEVMYHLHDVRALEFTPTLTRFFDLIIEDDRQMARTQLERVMHDRHRTSLEYRIRLKDGRFADIWLTCYPRINSDGRITGLRGTAQDITERKHAERLLAGERKVLEQIASGQPLEITLDTLCLSLAAQLPGALACVQELKPDSKELSYLATGKLPEGYVRATEGMAATPYNGSCQAAAVLKRPINVDNIGDDIVWSQNRELALQHQLLACWAYPIESKQYRVIGVLGVYFRDNRLPNPAESEAIERMARLAGIAIENHRIETALRRSEERWHFALEGSRDGVWDWHIAANEAFYSRQYENILGASEQHPLSHALGDWAQRIHAEDKPRVYQAIEHCFQQEDGHYACEYRVLSLADNQYRWVLARGKVTTWDEQGQPIRMIGTLTDISEKKQAEEELRLNAKVFEGTGEGILITDRFNRIMSVNEAFTKITGYTRDEVIGRNPSLLSSNRHGTDFFREMWTELKATNYWQGEIWNRRKNGEIFPEWLTISLLRKDNGDICNFIATFSDISERKAQAEHIQFLANFDVLTQLPNRQLFKDRVHTAIAAAHRARTRLAMLFIDLDRFKNINDSLGHHVGDTLLQMVADRLQQVVRDSDTVARLGGDEFVVMLTDLRHGEDAAPSAQKVINIITQPYTVQNHELRLTPSIGISVYPDDGEDFETLVKNADAAMYHAKDSGRNNYQFFTHNMNARVFEHLMMENSLRRALEREEFLVYYQPQVDVTTHTIIGAEALIRWRHPEFGLVSPAKFIPVAEESGLIVPISDWVLRTVCEQGQTWIMQGLPAIPIAINVSALHFRQKDFIDKLINALDQTGRSPELVELELTESILMQDAEAAIANMGRLKGIGVRLSIDDFGTGYSSLSYLKRFPIDKLKIDQSFVRDLPHDVDNAAITAAIISMAQSLHLQVIAEGVEDEEQRDFLLSRGCTENQGYLHSPPLPAEDFAQQFNRHSMKQVTSN, encoded by the coding sequence ATGCCCTTCTTCAGCAAGAAGCCGAGCTCGCCCCCATTACGTGCCATTGATGCCAACCTTCAGCAGTTGTTCGACGCCATGAACAAGATTGCCGTTCAGGGTTACGATCGTGAAAGACGGGTGGTATATTGGAATACCGCATCAGAAAGGCTCTACGGCTACTCCAGGGATGAAGCGATTGGCCGCTTGCTGGAGGATCTGATCATTCCGCCCGCTATGCGCGAGCAAGTCAAGCAGGCGGTGGAAAACTGGTTTCACCGCAATATTCCGATTCCTGCCAGTGAACTGGCACTGGTCACCAAGCACGGCAAAACTGTCAACATTTTCTCCAGTCATTTGATGTACCCAGGTCTGAGCGGTGGTGAACCGCTGATGTATTGTGTGGATATCGACCTGTCAGAGCGAGTTCGGGTTGAAACACAACTTCGCCAGAGTGAAGCACGACTACAGCACCTGGTGGAACAACTGCCAGCAGGCGCCTTATATATAGAAGGAGATCAGGTCTGGCTGAATCGAACAGCGGAAGCACTGATAGGCTATCCGAGAGAACAGATTCGCTCCTTGGACAACTGGTTCACCGCGGTCTACCAAGATCAAGCATCTGTGATGCGAGAGCTGTATGAGGCGGATCGCAAACTAGGCTTCTCGACCCGTCGACTGGTTGAACTGATTCATCGTAATGGTTCCAAACGCCTGGTCGAAATGGCGGGCTTTGCCGACGATAAAGGGGAAGTGCAGCTGATGATCGACGTCACCGAACGTGAACAAGCGCAGCGGGCCTTGCGCGTCAGCGAAGAACGTTATCAATTGGCCGTTCATGGCTCAAATGATGGGCTATGGGACTGGGATATTGCCAGCCAAGTAGTACATTATTCAGATCGTTTCGCCGCCATGCTGGGTTATGGCCCGGAGGGCATGGGTGACGAATTCGCCACACTTATCGACCATATTCACCCAGATGAACGCGATCAGGTAGTTGCTTATCTTGAATCACATCTGCGCGTGAAAACGCCATTCGATGTGGAATGCCGGATGGAGCGCTGCAATGGACAATTTGGCTGGTTCAGGCTGCGTGGCCAGGCTTTATGGGATGATGCGGGCAACCCGTTGCGCATGGCAGGATCCATCTCTGACATTTCCGAATCGAAAACCACACTGGAAGCCTTGCTCCGCAGCGAAGCAAGGCTGGCTGATGCCCAGCTGGTTGCCAAACTGGGCAACTGGGAGTGGATGACGGAAACGGATGAAATGTGGTGGTCGGAAGTTATGTACCACTTGCATGATGTTCGTGCCTTGGAGTTCACCCCTACCCTGACCCGCTTTTTCGATCTGATCATCGAGGATGATCGACAAATGGCTCGTACCCAGCTGGAACGTGTCATGCACGACCGACATCGTACCTCGCTGGAGTACCGTATTCGCCTGAAAGATGGACGTTTCGCCGACATCTGGCTGACTTGTTATCCCCGCATCAACTCAGACGGCCGCATCACCGGATTGCGCGGTACGGCACAGGACATCACCGAGCGTAAACATGCCGAACGACTGTTAGCCGGTGAACGCAAGGTGCTGGAACAGATCGCCAGTGGACAGCCTCTGGAAATCACACTTGACACACTCTGTCTCTCGTTAGCCGCACAACTGCCTGGCGCCCTCGCCTGTGTGCAGGAACTGAAACCAGACAGCAAAGAACTCAGCTATCTGGCCACTGGCAAGTTGCCAGAAGGCTATGTCCGCGCTACCGAGGGCATGGCAGCAACCCCATATAACGGTTCGTGCCAAGCAGCAGCCGTCTTGAAACGACCCATCAATGTCGACAATATTGGCGACGATATCGTCTGGTCACAGAACCGTGAGCTGGCGTTGCAGCATCAGTTGCTGGCCTGTTGGGCCTATCCAATCGAATCCAAGCAATATCGGGTAATCGGCGTATTAGGCGTGTATTTCCGGGACAATCGATTACCCAACCCGGCCGAATCCGAGGCCATCGAACGAATGGCACGCTTAGCCGGCATTGCCATCGAAAATCACCGTATCGAAACGGCACTTCGACGAAGCGAAGAACGATGGCATTTTGCGCTGGAAGGCAGCCGGGATGGCGTCTGGGATTGGCATATCGCCGCCAATGAAGCGTTCTATTCTCGTCAGTATGAGAACATTCTGGGTGCCAGTGAGCAACACCCCTTAAGCCACGCCCTGGGGGATTGGGCGCAGCGTATTCATGCTGAAGACAAGCCACGCGTCTATCAAGCCATTGAGCATTGTTTTCAACAGGAAGATGGACATTATGCTTGTGAGTACCGAGTACTCAGCCTGGCTGACAACCAATATCGGTGGGTGCTTGCACGTGGCAAGGTCACCACATGGGACGAACAAGGCCAGCCAATTCGAATGATTGGCACCCTGACCGATATCAGTGAAAAAAAGCAGGCAGAAGAAGAATTGCGACTCAATGCCAAGGTGTTCGAAGGCACAGGTGAAGGAATTCTGATCACCGATCGTTTCAACCGCATCATGTCAGTCAATGAAGCATTCACCAAAATCACTGGATACACCCGTGATGAAGTGATTGGCCGCAACCCGTCCCTACTTTCGTCCAACCGACACGGTACTGACTTCTTCCGCGAAATGTGGACTGAACTGAAGGCCACCAATTACTGGCAAGGTGAAATCTGGAACCGTCGCAAGAATGGCGAAATATTTCCGGAGTGGCTGACTATTTCCTTGTTACGCAAGGACAATGGCGACATCTGTAATTTCATTGCTACCTTCTCCGATATCAGCGAACGTAAAGCCCAGGCAGAACATATCCAGTTTCTTGCCAACTTTGACGTGCTCACCCAGTTGCCCAACCGACAACTCTTCAAAGATCGGGTCCATACTGCCATTGCGGCAGCCCATCGGGCACGCACCCGACTGGCCATGCTGTTTATTGATCTGGATCGCTTCAAAAATATCAACGATTCACTGGGTCATCATGTCGGCGATACTTTGTTGCAAATGGTTGCAGATCGCTTGCAGCAAGTGGTACGGGATTCGGATACCGTTGCCAGGCTGGGGGGTGACGAATTCGTTGTGATGCTGACCGATCTGCGCCATGGTGAAGATGCAGCACCCAGTGCTCAGAAGGTGATCAACATCATCACCCAGCCCTATACAGTACAGAATCACGAACTGCGGCTGACACCCAGTATCGGCATTTCGGTCTACCCGGATGATGGCGAAGACTTTGAAACCTTGGTGAAAAATGCCGACGCAGCGATGTATCACGCCAAGGATTCAGGCCGGAACAATTACCAGTTCTTCACCCACAATATGAACGCAAGGGTGTTCGAGCACTTGATGATGGAAAACAGCCTGCGCCGCGCCTTGGAGCGCGAAGAGTTTCTGGTGTATTACCAGCCGCAGGTTGATGTCACCACCCATACCATCATCGGCGCTGAAGCGCTGATACGCTGGCGGCATCCGGAATTCGGGCTAGTTTCACCGGCCAAGTTTATCCCGGTAGCGGAAGAGTCCGGTTTGATTGTCCCAATCAGCGACTGGGTCCTACGTACCGTTTGCGAACAAGGTCAGACCTGGATCATGCAAGGCTTGCCAGCGATCCCGATTGCGATCAATGTATCAGCCCTGCATTTCCGGCAAAAGGATTTCATCGACAAACTCATCAACGCACTGGATCAGACAGGCCGCTCACCTGAATTGGTCGAGCTGGAACTGACCGAAAGCATCTTGATGCAGGATGCCGAGGCTGCCATTGCCAATATGGGACGATTGAAAGGTATTGGTGTGCGGCTGTCGATTGACGACTTCGGTACTGGCTATTCCAGTCTATCCTATCTCAAGCGCTTCCCGATCGACAAATTGAAGATCGACCAATCCTTTGTACGAGACCTGCCTCACGATGTGGACAATGCTGCCATCACGGCCGCTATCATCAGCATGGCGCAAAGCCTGCACTTACAAGTGATTGCCGAAGGTGTGGAGGATGAGGAGCAGCGCGATTTTCTGTTGAGCCGGGGTTGCACCGAAAATCAGGGTTATCTGCACAGCCCACCTTTGCCGGCAGAAGATTTTGCCCAACAGTTCAACCGACACTCAATGAAGCAGGTTACGTCAAATTAG
- a CDS encoding methyl-accepting chemotaxis protein, which yields MLSILRPAARLASELKFGAKFFLIGSVFGLPLLIMASLLVADLFGDIKMIERERQGVVFNQALSDMLSLAQKHRGMTNGLLSGDASFEPAIRDNETALEMVVGKLTQINRDFGAGLGLQADMAGVLQEWQQLLGQWRSSDAKTNFSTHTVLIEKVLRSMLLVADRSGLTQDPEPESYYLQRLAYEDVMVVAERLALARGLGTGIASRKQITLDERVRLAATLGIARHMIATMRLQLEMAFGHAEPLKQAMGGQSEQLLTRIGTTLQTIEQQLVQPETITVDPKAYFAETTIAVEEAYQLLGALGGQLNLLLDRRAVAARSTAGWHIAFGVLLLTVSVWLFLGTYRSLQGAVGELGRVSTALSAGDLTVAARIGGRDELQQIGTAFNAMVVSWRELISKLSQSAEHVSQAAAELTSNAEQIASSSLQQSNAAASMASSVQQMSVSIAQVADNTADADKQAAASQQQSVQMHQVVTGAVDEIVQIEQSVNETAQMVNALGASATEISNIVGVIKDIADQTNLLALNAAIESARAGEAGRGFAVVADEVRTLAARTTEATQQISMMIQGVQDKTYRAVTAMRQGHERVGNGVQLVKHAGESVQGIRATISKAKEMINDIASSATEQRQASTQIAQNVERVAQMAEQNAAAVQNALYVSQRLQTEASDLSQSLAVFRL from the coding sequence ATGCTGTCAATACTGCGTCCAGCTGCAAGACTGGCGAGTGAGTTGAAGTTTGGGGCCAAATTTTTTTTGATTGGGTCAGTCTTCGGTCTGCCATTGCTGATCATGGCCAGCCTGTTGGTTGCTGATTTGTTTGGCGATATCAAGATGATTGAACGCGAGCGACAGGGGGTGGTATTCAACCAGGCCTTGAGCGATATGCTGTCGCTGGCACAAAAACATCGAGGCATGACCAATGGGCTTCTCAGTGGTGATGCATCCTTTGAGCCGGCGATTCGTGACAATGAAACTGCATTGGAAATGGTTGTTGGCAAGCTGACACAGATCAATCGTGATTTTGGTGCCGGCCTGGGGTTGCAGGCAGACATGGCAGGGGTATTACAAGAATGGCAGCAATTGCTGGGGCAGTGGCGCAGTAGCGATGCCAAAACAAACTTCTCCACCCATACCGTCCTGATTGAGAAGGTTTTGCGATCCATGCTGCTGGTGGCTGATCGAAGTGGCCTGACGCAGGATCCAGAACCGGAATCTTACTACCTGCAGCGACTGGCCTATGAAGATGTGATGGTCGTTGCAGAACGTTTGGCCTTGGCACGTGGCTTGGGTACTGGTATCGCCAGTCGTAAACAGATCACCTTGGATGAAAGGGTGCGTCTGGCCGCGACATTGGGGATTGCAAGACACATGATTGCCACCATGCGTCTGCAGTTGGAGATGGCCTTCGGCCACGCCGAGCCTTTGAAGCAAGCGATGGGTGGGCAGAGCGAGCAATTGCTGACCCGCATTGGCACTACCTTGCAGACGATTGAGCAGCAACTGGTACAGCCTGAAACCATTACGGTCGACCCGAAAGCTTACTTTGCAGAGACCACTATTGCGGTTGAAGAGGCGTATCAATTGCTCGGTGCACTAGGTGGGCAACTCAACCTGTTGTTGGATAGGCGTGCAGTGGCAGCGCGTTCAACGGCTGGATGGCATATTGCATTCGGTGTCCTGCTTTTGACAGTGTCCGTTTGGTTGTTTCTGGGAACCTACCGTTCGTTACAGGGTGCCGTTGGCGAATTGGGACGTGTTTCTACTGCCTTGTCAGCGGGCGATTTGACGGTGGCAGCGCGAATTGGTGGGCGGGATGAACTCCAGCAGATCGGTACAGCGTTTAATGCCATGGTGGTGAGTTGGCGTGAATTGATCAGTAAATTGAGTCAATCGGCCGAGCATGTTTCGCAGGCTGCAGCCGAATTGACTTCCAATGCAGAGCAGATCGCCTCAAGCTCGCTTCAGCAAAGCAACGCAGCAGCCAGTATGGCATCTTCAGTTCAGCAAATGTCGGTCAGTATTGCTCAGGTGGCGGATAATACAGCAGATGCCGACAAACAGGCAGCTGCATCACAGCAGCAGTCGGTACAGATGCACCAGGTGGTCACTGGTGCGGTGGATGAGATCGTGCAGATCGAACAATCGGTCAATGAAACGGCACAGATGGTCAATGCTTTGGGGGCCAGTGCAACAGAGATCTCCAATATTGTCGGCGTGATCAAGGATATTGCCGATCAGACCAATCTGCTGGCGTTGAATGCGGCCATCGAATCGGCGCGTGCTGGTGAAGCGGGGCGTGGTTTTGCGGTGGTGGCCGATGAGGTGCGTACGCTGGCTGCTCGTACAACGGAAGCGACACAGCAAATCAGCATGATGATTCAGGGAGTGCAGGACAAAACCTACCGTGCCGTTACCGCCATGCGGCAAGGACATGAGCGGGTCGGTAACGGGGTACAGCTGGTCAAGCATGCGGGCGAGTCGGTACAGGGCATTCGCGCCACCATCAGCAAAGCCAAGGAGATGATCAACGACATCGCCAGTTCTGCCACTGAACAACGCCAGGCAAGTACACAGATTGCACAAAATGTTGAGCGTGTCGCGCAAATGGCGGAGCAGAATGCTGCAGCTGTGCAGAATGCACTTTACGTATCGCAGCGGTTGCAAACAGAAGCCAGCGACCTGAGTCAGTCGCTGGCGGTGTTTCGGTTGTAG